In Tachyglossus aculeatus isolate mTacAcu1 chromosome 10, mTacAcu1.pri, whole genome shotgun sequence, the following proteins share a genomic window:
- the CLEC11A gene encoding LOW QUALITY PROTEIN: C-type lectin domain family 11 member A (The sequence of the model RefSeq protein was modified relative to this genomic sequence to represent the inferred CDS: deleted 2 bases in 1 codon) produces METIPTQQRAHNLSLSICLCALGLSLRAALSDQAAGPGCLSSVSPGPTPSPSLGPSKDHVVGKGGGHVTAGPTPFLAPHPRLPPGHSGRHKGPLRRTRGLQLNWGPPISDAQRLGPGPEGLSSVFLPPSFLPPPSLPMSVPPWPRGRKEGREREVSGRRELPRRDLPGEESQSAHPPVRDTSPDLTLEPGTQASESPARPLRRTLPMEWTGGLPPPWLLGSLLALLLALTPSRGAQEEEKNGPGWREPQEEDWDTLMKEVQESPTAGVLRVPGGFEGEEAGPTSTVTPTSVPATTAEDTVSYILSRLAGLDSGLHQLHVRLHSLDARVAELGRGLQRMREAAGKTHEALEALEAAEQRGQKERGRLEGCLKGLRLHHKCYLLVRDYESHEAAAARCGARGGALAMPADASQLAGLGGYLRQALAPYNWPVWIGVSDRRAEGLYLFDNGQRVSFFAWHRRPTLAPGSGPASAPPDLAGLGPDQPNGGLQENCVATTSDDGTWWDQDCQRRLYFACEFPL; encoded by the exons atggagacaatccctacccaacaacgggcccacaatcTCAGTCTCTCCATTTGTCTCTGTGCCCTTGGTCTCTCCCTCCGGGCAGCCCTCTCTGACCAGGCCGCGGGTCCAGGTTGTCTGAGTTCAGTGTCTCCTGGCCCTACTCCCAGCCCAAGCCTTGGACCCTCGAAGGACCATGTGGTTGGCAAGGGGGGCGGCCACGTCACCGCAGGCCCAACGCCCTTTCTCGCCCCCCACCCAAGACTCCCCCCAGGCCACAGTGGGAGGCACAAGGGACCGCTAAGGAGAACCAGGGGGCTCCAGCTTAACTGGGGACCCCCCATCTCGGATGCCCAACGCCTTGGCCCGGGCCCTGAAGGCCTCTCGAgtgtc ttcctccccccttccttcctcccccccccgtccctccctaTGTCCGTCCCGCCTTGGCCAAGGGGACGGAAAGAGGGGCGGGAGCGGGAGGTTTCCGGCCGCAGAGAGCTGCCGAGACGGGACCTCCCGGGAGAAGAGAGCCAATCCGCCCACCCACCCGTCAGGGACACCTCTCCAGACCTTACCCTTGAGCCGGGGACCCAGGCATCAGAAAGTCCAGCCCGGCCTCTCCGCCGGACCCTGCCGATGGAGTGGACGGGGGGCCTGCCTCCTCCCTGGCTGCTGGGGTCCCTTCTGGCCTTGCTGCTGGCCCTGACCCCGAGCCGAGGagcccaggaggaggagaagaatggcCCAGGCTGGAGGGAGCCCCAGGAGGAAGACTGGGACACGCTGATGAAG gagGTTCAGGAATCCCCCACAGCTGGGGTGCTGAGGGTCCCGGGGGGCTTTGAGGGGGAAGAGGCCGGGCCCACCTCCACCGTCACCCCCACCTCCGTCCCCGCAACCACAGCCGAAGACACCGTCTCTTACATCT TGAGCCGGCTGGCCGGCCTGGACTCTGGGCTGCACCAGCTCCACGTGCGGCTCCACAGCCTGGACGCCCGCGTGGCCGAGCTAGGCCGAGGCCTGCAGCGGATGAGGGAGGCGGCCGGAAAGACCCACGAGGCCCTGGAGGCGCTGGAGGCGGCGGAGCAGAGGGGCCAGAAAGAACGTGGGCGGCTCGAGG GCTGCCTGAAGGGGCTGCGTCTCCACCACAAGTGCTACCTGCTGGTGCGGGACTACGAGAGCCACGAGGCAGCGGCGGCGCGGtgcggggcccggggcggggcgcTGGCCATGCCGGCCGACGCCTCCCAACTGGCCGGCCTGGGCGGCTACCTccgccaggccctggccccctacAACTGGCCCGTTTGGATCGGCGTGTCCGACCGGAGGGCCGAGGGCCTTTACCTCTTCGACAACGGGCAGCGcgtctccttcttcgcctggcaCCGCCGCCCGACGCTGGCCCCGGGGTCGGGCCCCGCTTCGGCGCCGCCGGACCTCGCGGGGCTCGGGCCCGACCAGCCCAACGGGGGGCTGCAGGAGAACTGCGTGGCCACCACCTCGGACGACGGCACCTGGTGGGACCAAGACTGCCAGCGGAGACTCTACTTCGCCTGCGAGTTCCCGCTGTag